One Synechococcus sp. JA-2-3B'a(2-13) genomic window carries:
- a CDS encoding class I SAM-dependent methyltransferase translates to MASSALSASERALSLYEALPYPNVPLSQTARNALPEMFKMSYTTAQYLRTHTIVPPEGKVLLNAGCGSGWETLMMAEANPGAQIVACDLSPASVKLTEERLRHHGFADAEFYVLNLLELERLGIQFDFISLNDVLYLLEDPTEGLRAMKNVLKPDGIIRANLHSRYQRQVFFRLQEGLQKVGQFDVPPAVGAKNVREFMGSLREEVAQAVLWNPANYAEDAAIMNNYLLSNDKGFTIPDLFRMLQQAGLSFLSLVDRPDWSVESLFKEVPEFVRQRLATLSIMERLHLYELLRPVHRLIDFWAEHAGSSPVLPWSDEDWLSGSVQFNPLLMDNPRFRQEYSKALQEKRPYEMQWTGATHGRISIPAENVSWLAPLLQGPTPVRELIQQAVQLGSPDEERTTAEVLTFLTNLEDFLFLMLQ, encoded by the coding sequence ATGGCCAGCTCTGCCCTCTCCGCTTCGGAACGAGCCTTGAGCCTTTACGAGGCTCTGCCCTACCCTAATGTGCCCCTCTCGCAGACGGCCCGCAACGCCCTGCCGGAGATGTTCAAGATGAGCTATACCACGGCTCAGTACCTGCGCACCCATACCATCGTCCCGCCAGAGGGCAAGGTGTTGTTGAATGCCGGCTGTGGCTCCGGCTGGGAAACGTTGATGATGGCCGAGGCCAATCCAGGGGCCCAGATTGTTGCCTGTGATCTGTCTCCGGCTTCGGTCAAGCTTACCGAGGAACGCCTGCGCCACCACGGCTTCGCAGATGCCGAGTTTTATGTCCTCAATCTGCTGGAGCTGGAGCGTCTGGGGATCCAGTTTGATTTCATTAGCCTCAATGATGTTTTGTATTTGCTGGAGGATCCCACCGAGGGCCTGCGGGCCATGAAAAATGTCCTCAAGCCCGATGGCATCATCCGGGCCAATCTCCACAGCCGCTACCAACGGCAGGTGTTTTTCCGCCTGCAAGAGGGGTTGCAAAAGGTGGGGCAATTTGACGTTCCGCCAGCAGTAGGGGCCAAGAATGTGCGGGAGTTCATGGGATCCCTGCGAGAAGAAGTGGCCCAGGCGGTGCTCTGGAACCCGGCCAACTATGCCGAAGATGCGGCCATTATGAATAATTACCTACTCTCCAACGACAAAGGGTTCACGATCCCCGACCTGTTTCGCATGTTGCAGCAGGCGGGGTTGAGCTTTTTGAGCTTGGTGGATAGGCCCGACTGGTCGGTGGAGTCTTTGTTTAAAGAGGTGCCTGAGTTTGTGCGGCAGCGGTTGGCAACCCTCAGCATCATGGAGCGGCTGCATCTGTATGAACTCCTTCGCCCTGTCCATCGCCTCATCGACTTTTGGGCGGAGCATGCCGGCTCTTCGCCGGTGCTGCCTTGGAGTGACGAAGATTGGCTGTCGGGATCCGTACAATTCAATCCCCTGTTGATGGACAACCCCCGCTTTCGCCAGGAGTACAGCAAAGCCCTGCAAGAGAAGCGGCCCTACGAAATGCAGTGGACAGGGGCCACCCACGGGCGGATCAGCATCCCTGCCGAGAACGTGAGCTGGTTGGCGCCACTGCTTCAAGGACCAACGCCGGTTCGAGAGCTGATTCAACAGGCCGTCCAGTTGGGATCCCCAGATGAAGAACGAACAACCGCTGAGGTGCTGACCTTCCTAACCAACCTAGAAGACTTTCTTTTTTTGATGCTGCAATAG
- a CDS encoding 5'-methylthioadenosine/adenosylhomocysteine nucleosidase gives MESPSHPPQKAIGILGALPEEVAMLTAAMETCSIHTHLGRQFHQGSLAGQPVVVVQGGVGKVRAATTAALLVAHFPLQGIIFTGVAGALADHLHMGDVVLAHAAIEHDFGTGRPEGFVLGIDFIPELRHPLAEADSALYDLIVAHPERIPLHPLQGRDPVIHQGLVATGDVFVADADLRRQIRERTGALVVEMEGAAVVRVAQEAGIPCLLVRSVSDAGDDTDFLSFFQTAALNSAAVVRTILQNLPPSLP, from the coding sequence ATGGAATCTCCATCTCATCCCCCCCAGAAAGCCATCGGCATTCTTGGAGCCCTGCCCGAGGAAGTGGCCATGCTCACCGCAGCAATGGAAACCTGCTCCATCCATACCCATCTGGGGCGACAGTTCCACCAGGGATCCCTGGCGGGGCAACCGGTGGTGGTGGTACAAGGTGGGGTGGGCAAGGTGCGGGCGGCAACCACAGCGGCTTTGTTGGTGGCCCATTTCCCTTTGCAGGGGATCATTTTTACCGGTGTGGCCGGGGCCTTGGCCGATCACCTGCACATGGGAGATGTGGTGCTGGCCCATGCGGCGATCGAGCACGACTTCGGCACCGGGCGTCCAGAGGGCTTTGTTTTGGGGATCGACTTTATCCCAGAGCTGCGCCACCCACTGGCCGAGGCCGATAGCGCTCTCTACGACCTGATCGTGGCCCACCCCGAGCGGATCCCTCTCCACCCCCTACAAGGCCGGGATCCCGTCATTCATCAAGGCTTGGTGGCCACCGGCGATGTGTTTGTGGCCGACGCAGACCTACGCCGACAAATCCGAGAACGCACCGGCGCTTTGGTGGTGGAGATGGAGGGGGCAGCCGTGGTGCGAGTAGCGCAAGAAGCCGGGATCCCTTGTTTGCTGGTGCGCTCGGTCAGCGATGCAGGGGACGATACGGATTTCTTGAGCTTTTTTCAAACAGCAGCGCTCAACTCAGCAGCAGTTGTCCGCACCATCCTGCAAAACCTGCCCCCCTCCTTGCCTTAG
- a CDS encoding Uma2 family endonuclease — protein MLDPVYLPELPPTQDELPYDDGEPMESWRHRCQMDLLISTTQTWLQQRPDGFVGGNMFLYYSLEQTSGRNFKGPDYFVVLGVPKGERKSWVIWEQGKGPDVVIELVFPSTAQEDKTSKKQLYEQIIRVPEYFWFDPFDPEDWAGFRLRGDRYEPIKEDAEGCLPSEVLGLYLVKWEGRFRDIEATWIRWATAAGELVPTEAELERQRAEQAEQRAGRLARKLRELGVDPDAL, from the coding sequence GTGCTGGATCCGGTTTATCTACCCGAGTTGCCCCCCACCCAAGACGAGCTCCCCTACGACGACGGCGAACCTATGGAAAGCTGGCGGCACAGGTGCCAGATGGACTTGCTCATCTCCACTACCCAAACCTGGTTGCAGCAGCGCCCTGATGGCTTTGTCGGTGGCAATATGTTTCTCTACTACAGCTTGGAGCAGACCAGCGGCCGCAATTTCAAAGGGCCGGATTATTTTGTGGTGTTGGGCGTGCCTAAAGGCGAGCGCAAAAGCTGGGTGATTTGGGAGCAGGGCAAAGGGCCGGACGTGGTGATTGAGCTTGTTTTTCCCAGCACTGCCCAGGAGGACAAGACAAGCAAAAAGCAACTTTATGAGCAGATTATCCGGGTGCCGGAGTACTTTTGGTTTGACCCGTTTGATCCAGAAGACTGGGCGGGGTTTCGGCTGAGGGGCGACCGCTATGAGCCGATTAAAGAGGATGCCGAGGGTTGCTTGCCGAGCGAGGTTTTGGGATTGTACCTAGTGAAGTGGGAGGGCAGGTTTCGGGACATCGAGGCCACCTGGATTCGCTGGGCCACTGCTGCTGGGGAACTGGTACCCACCGAGGCCGAACTGGAGCGGCAAAGGGCTGAGCAGGCCGAACAACGGGCAGGGCGCCTGGCCCGGAAGCTACGAGAGCTAGGGGTAGATCCAGACGCCCTGTAG
- a CDS encoding lipoyl protein ligase domain-containing protein — MGSQGYWLPYRVASGARQMEQDAWLLQRLRHDPHPCLRFYGWDQLTLSLGRHQVWPDPLPGIPIVRRPTGGRAVLHQAAEDAAELTYSLVLPLSYLQARLPSLQRAWVYDFCCRFWVQGLAELGIAIDEPAFAHGRSHRDPGYRNKTSCFASRTRADLSWQGKKLMGNAQLWQPWGILQQGSLLLQPNLELWERYLPGSQVIGIYDICPTAPGIPALIEHFLQAARECFEVEWQEEAWLPWPD; from the coding sequence ATGGGATCCCAGGGATACTGGCTCCCCTACCGCGTGGCCTCTGGGGCCCGGCAAATGGAGCAGGATGCCTGGCTTCTGCAGCGGCTGCGCCATGACCCTCACCCCTGCCTGCGCTTTTATGGCTGGGATCAGCTTACCCTCTCGCTGGGACGGCACCAGGTTTGGCCAGATCCCCTGCCAGGGATCCCGATTGTGCGCCGACCCACGGGGGGAAGGGCGGTGCTCCATCAGGCGGCTGAGGATGCAGCAGAGCTGACCTACAGCTTGGTGTTGCCCCTTTCTTACTTGCAAGCCAGGTTGCCCAGTTTGCAGCGGGCCTGGGTGTACGACTTCTGTTGCCGCTTTTGGGTGCAGGGGTTGGCGGAGCTGGGCATTGCCATAGATGAGCCCGCTTTTGCTCACGGCCGAAGCCACCGGGATCCCGGCTACCGCAACAAGACCAGTTGCTTTGCCTCCCGTACCCGTGCTGACTTGAGCTGGCAGGGCAAAAAGCTGATGGGCAACGCCCAACTGTGGCAACCTTGGGGGATCCTGCAACAGGGATCCCTCCTATTGCAACCCAATCTAGAGCTGTGGGAACGGTATCTGCCCGGCTCGCAGGTGATTGGTATCTACGACATTTGCCCCACGGCGCCAGGGATCCCTGCTTTGATCGAACATTTTCTCCAGGCCGCCCGGGAGTGCTTTGAAGTGGAATGGCAAGAAGAAGCCTGGCTCCCTTGGCCGGACTGA
- a CDS encoding YbjN domain-containing protein, translated as MVYSEPLMSTFNPSPEVFPESVRYVEVVSAVVSSLKEDAAYENHEQGHTWKFTYGTAEVFVHLSGESPEDTLLVWSPVLSLPVAEPAKLMQKLLEKNWSDTLEARFCIWNNQVVLNHYRTLEGITAGEISRAITIVASLADEYDEPLQAEFPKV; from the coding sequence ATGGTCTACAGTGAGCCGCTCATGAGCACCTTTAACCCTTCGCCAGAGGTTTTTCCAGAGTCCGTTCGCTACGTTGAGGTTGTCTCGGCGGTGGTTTCCAGCCTCAAGGAGGATGCCGCCTACGAGAACCACGAGCAAGGTCACACCTGGAAATTCACCTACGGCACGGCAGAAGTGTTCGTCCATCTGAGCGGCGAATCCCCAGAAGACACTCTTTTGGTATGGTCTCCCGTTCTCTCTCTGCCGGTGGCAGAACCGGCCAAGCTGATGCAGAAGCTCCTGGAGAAGAATTGGAGCGACACCCTAGAGGCGCGCTTTTGCATCTGGAACAACCAGGTGGTGCTGAACCACTACCGCACCTTGGAAGGGATCACAGCGGGCGAAATTTCCCGGGCCATCACCATTGTGGCCAGCTTGGCCGATGAATATGATGAGCCCCTCCAGGCGGAGTTCCCCAAAGTTTAA
- a CDS encoding PspA/IM30 family protein has translation MTVAVLSGSWLVLPAAAQSSGTARVRSVVDGDTFWADLNGRPTRFRLAYVDAPELTQGRWGRLSQEALQNLLPTGSLVQVDTLYVTPEGLHIAQVYNADGLVNLEMLRQGQAVVYERFLHGANRQRYLEAQEAAQAARLGFWQQRNPVMPWEFRETATQTSAFAGVNVLDGSLIRENPAAAAGVGIATAVVMVGLSKVLWRKPSRQRVSIRQMERDLKQLQRSLTTTLASRKQLERRYDEILQKAEDWFVRAEKASQQNQDDLAREALVRRNQHMSAAEAVRKSLDEVEAQVATLREGISRLESQISMAKLEREMNN, from the coding sequence ATGACTGTGGCTGTCCTTTCGGGCAGTTGGCTTGTTCTTCCGGCGGCAGCACAATCTTCCGGGACGGCCCGGGTGCGGTCGGTGGTGGATGGGGATACCTTCTGGGCGGACTTGAACGGCAGGCCAACCCGTTTCCGTCTGGCCTATGTGGATGCGCCGGAGCTGACCCAAGGGCGCTGGGGGCGGCTATCCCAAGAGGCTCTGCAAAACTTGCTCCCGACGGGATCCCTGGTGCAGGTGGATACCCTCTATGTCACACCGGAAGGGCTTCACATTGCCCAGGTGTACAACGCCGATGGTTTGGTGAATTTGGAGATGTTGCGCCAGGGTCAGGCGGTGGTTTACGAGCGCTTTTTGCACGGGGCCAATCGGCAACGCTACCTAGAAGCTCAAGAGGCGGCCCAAGCGGCGCGGTTAGGCTTCTGGCAGCAACGCAATCCGGTGATGCCTTGGGAGTTTCGGGAGACGGCCACGCAAACCTCGGCCTTTGCGGGGGTCAATGTTTTGGATGGTTCTTTGATTCGTGAAAATCCGGCGGCAGCTGCGGGTGTGGGGATTGCTACTGCGGTGGTGATGGTGGGTCTGAGCAAGGTGCTGTGGAGAAAGCCCAGCCGACAGAGGGTGAGCATCCGGCAGATGGAGCGGGATCTGAAACAATTGCAGCGCAGCCTGACCACAACCCTGGCCAGTCGCAAGCAACTGGAACGGCGGTACGACGAAATTTTGCAAAAGGCCGAAGATTGGTTTGTCAGGGCTGAGAAAGCCAGCCAACAGAACCAGGATGACCTTGCCCGCGAGGCTTTGGTTCGGCGCAACCAGCACATGAGCGCAGCAGAAGCGGTTCGCAAATCTTTGGATGAAGTTGAAGCACAGGTGGCAACCCTTCGCGAAGGCATTTCCCGCCTGGAAAGCCAGATCTCGATGGCCAAGCTGGAGCGGGAGATGAACAACTGA
- a CDS encoding FkbM family methyltransferase, with protein MENSNKETLQPRVLLSWPVAPDYIPPPQLSDRQVTVCPKKRVGGCGLGYVNRREGLVECPEGDYDLYDFVQQSEQIVDKEFDLVIVLASSCDYSNPFNTKKFGCPTVLLAGDTHHRHFPIQHLLAYWGVEAFDYVVTAHNRQHLHWFAAAGAENLAWLPLIFMHTVVHKWVEARESQVVFIGHQGSGHPRRSRLVEAIKRAHLPILAKTANRQEAARLFAESLISFNCSLNGDLNLRNLEVISAGGFLLTDKLSFASGFDEYLSPGLYCDVYSSELELVEKIKFYLENPGLALEIAKRAYEKFLVDWHPKHRIADLMNWVFKGELPNFYAAKSDPRFFISTAYRDLVNTRLAIYEPVQELHRVEEQLKVLVSKDCPVAVVADLLDLPRLEVYVEAGFPVSELPKDERVVSRVHVWEEESSHLGTATWDVLIARSNSHLTSRLLPYLKFVFVLDEQNQLVFSNATKLANVERVPLGVNRADGSSWTLHLNFYREEEDAALFTTDEIFSKQSYPFLNFVDGVSIIVDVGANIGIASAYFRMLYPNATILCFEPDPVALHLLKLNSLEIGGCTVYPFGLYSDDITKTFYSSLVSSLCSSIHKNQHGDFPRVVQLVKASSFLGSFLKSAGAYNIDILKIDAEGSETQVLKDLFEILVDIKIIYLEFHSEEDRRLIDQILCPTHVLYKGNIVHTHRGTLCYLSRRYILHDVSIEPLRSKVLPVSS; from the coding sequence ATGGAAAATTCCAACAAAGAAACTCTGCAACCGCGAGTTCTCCTGAGCTGGCCAGTTGCGCCAGACTACATCCCACCGCCGCAGCTTTCAGATCGGCAAGTAACTGTCTGTCCCAAAAAAAGAGTGGGGGGCTGTGGACTAGGCTATGTCAACCGTCGTGAAGGCTTGGTGGAGTGTCCGGAAGGAGATTATGACCTCTATGACTTTGTCCAGCAGTCTGAGCAGATTGTGGATAAAGAGTTTGACTTGGTGATTGTACTAGCTTCCAGCTGCGACTACAGCAACCCCTTCAACACGAAAAAATTTGGCTGTCCAACCGTCTTACTAGCCGGAGATACGCATCATCGCCACTTCCCCATCCAACATCTTTTGGCCTACTGGGGCGTTGAAGCCTTTGATTATGTTGTTACTGCTCACAACCGCCAGCACCTGCACTGGTTTGCCGCGGCGGGCGCGGAAAACCTGGCCTGGCTACCTCTCATCTTCATGCATACGGTTGTCCACAAGTGGGTAGAAGCAAGAGAAAGCCAAGTTGTCTTTATTGGCCATCAGGGATCCGGGCATCCCAGACGTTCCCGTCTGGTCGAAGCCATAAAGAGGGCACACTTGCCCATTCTTGCCAAAACTGCCAACCGTCAAGAGGCAGCCCGCCTATTTGCCGAATCGCTGATTTCGTTTAACTGCAGCCTGAATGGGGATCTGAACCTTAGGAACCTGGAAGTGATTTCTGCGGGTGGCTTTTTGCTGACAGACAAGCTCTCCTTTGCATCCGGCTTTGATGAGTATCTGAGCCCCGGCTTATACTGCGACGTCTATAGTTCTGAGCTGGAGCTAGTTGAGAAAATCAAGTTTTACCTAGAAAATCCAGGGCTGGCTCTAGAGATAGCTAAAAGAGCTTATGAAAAGTTTCTTGTGGACTGGCATCCCAAGCATCGGATAGCCGATCTGATGAATTGGGTTTTCAAGGGAGAGCTACCCAACTTTTACGCAGCTAAGTCCGATCCCAGATTTTTCATTAGCACTGCCTACAGAGATCTTGTCAATACACGCCTTGCTATCTACGAACCTGTTCAGGAGTTACACCGTGTAGAGGAGCAACTTAAGGTACTGGTTAGCAAAGACTGCCCAGTAGCAGTTGTGGCAGATCTCCTGGATCTGCCGAGACTAGAAGTCTATGTTGAGGCCGGGTTCCCAGTGTCTGAGCTTCCCAAGGACGAGAGGGTCGTTTCCAGAGTACATGTCTGGGAGGAAGAGTCCAGCCACTTAGGTACTGCGACTTGGGATGTTCTGATTGCCAGATCCAACAGCCATCTTACTTCTCGACTCCTGCCCTACTTAAAATTTGTTTTTGTCCTTGATGAACAAAATCAATTGGTGTTCTCGAACGCAACAAAGTTAGCGAACGTTGAAAGAGTTCCCTTGGGCGTGAATAGAGCGGATGGATCTTCTTGGACACTACATCTCAATTTTTATAGGGAGGAAGAAGACGCAGCGCTATTCACGACTGACGAAATCTTTAGTAAGCAGTCATATCCTTTTTTAAACTTCGTCGATGGCGTATCAATAATTGTTGATGTAGGAGCAAACATAGGCATCGCAAGCGCCTACTTTCGAATGCTTTATCCAAATGCTACTATTCTTTGCTTCGAGCCTGACCCTGTAGCTCTTCACTTGCTGAAGCTAAACAGCCTAGAGATAGGCGGCTGCACTGTATACCCTTTTGGGCTGTACAGTGATGATATCACCAAGACTTTCTACAGTAGTCTTGTATCGTCCCTTTGTAGTTCGATACACAAGAACCAACATGGTGACTTTCCAAGAGTTGTACAGCTTGTAAAGGCAAGCTCATTCCTAGGCTCATTTCTAAAGAGTGCTGGCGCTTACAACATCGATATTCTCAAGATAGATGCTGAAGGTAGTGAGACCCAAGTATTAAAGGATTTGTTCGAAATTCTAGTCGACATTAAGATAATATACCTAGAGTTTCACTCTGAAGAAGATAGACGATTAATAGACCAGATCCTATGCCCTACCCATGTTTTGTACAAGGGAAACATAGTTCACACACATAGAGGTACTCTTTGCTACTTGAGTAGAAGGTATATCCTTCATGACGTTTCAATAGAACCTCTTCGGTCAAAAGTTCTCCCAGTCAGTAGCTAA
- a CDS encoding DUF4330 domain-containing protein: MRLIDEQGRLLGKVSLLDLGALAIVVVAIVAVLFFPGRQAGSVVQVGGGPTLPVEVDMIVRGVSSRSTEPFQAGQKADLIIRNQPYGQVEVVRVENVSRTVPVVFPDGRVQNLPDPEAYRLDLVFTLRGRGQRTENGIVLGNNRVKIGVPLELETFGYNLRGTVMDVRLPQS, translated from the coding sequence ATGCGGCTCATTGACGAGCAGGGGCGGCTTTTGGGAAAGGTCAGCCTCTTGGATCTGGGAGCTCTGGCAATTGTGGTGGTGGCCATTGTCGCCGTCTTGTTCTTTCCGGGTCGGCAGGCGGGCAGTGTCGTCCAGGTGGGAGGTGGCCCCACGCTGCCGGTGGAAGTGGACATGATTGTGCGCGGGGTCAGCAGCCGCTCTACGGAACCTTTTCAGGCGGGGCAGAAGGCTGACCTGATCATCCGCAACCAGCCCTACGGCCAGGTGGAGGTGGTGCGAGTGGAAAATGTCAGCCGCACGGTGCCGGTGGTTTTCCCCGATGGGCGGGTGCAGAACTTGCCCGATCCCGAAGCCTATCGCCTCGATCTGGTGTTTACCTTGCGAGGGCGCGGCCAGCGGACGGAGAATGGCATCGTCCTGGGCAACAATCGCGTCAAAATCGGTGTTCCCCTAGAGCTAGAGACCTTTGGCTACAACTTGCGCGGCACCGTGATGGACGTGCGGCTGCCGCAATCGTAG
- the lpxD gene encoding UDP-3-O-(3-hydroxymyristoyl)glucosamine N-acyltransferase, with the protein MSTPMQLQEIAQKLGCAYEGDPTLEIHSVASLAEARPGELSFLSEARYLPLLEQTQASAVIVEEGLALPCSIACLRGRDPRLLFAQAIELFYQPYRLPVGIHPTAVIDPSVELGEGVAIGPHAVVMEGVKIGDHTQIHPNVTIYPHVRIGSRCQLFANCVIHERTEIGDDCLIHSGAVIGDDGFGHIPLADGSWRRMLQAGRVVLEDNVEVGSNTTIDRAAVGETRIGRGTKIDNLVQIGHGVRTGSHCLIVAQVGIAGSTQLGHHVILAGQCGLAGHLHIGDGVRVAAQTGVTSDVPAGQTVAGYPHQPIAEWRKSMAVQRHLPELQRTLRKLEARVAKLEQNSTDRAPNAKMLEVGVDPETTCSS; encoded by the coding sequence ATGTCAACCCCAATGCAGCTACAGGAAATTGCCCAAAAATTGGGGTGTGCCTACGAGGGGGATCCCACCCTGGAAATTCACAGCGTGGCCAGCCTGGCGGAGGCTCGCCCAGGGGAGCTGAGCTTTCTCAGCGAGGCCCGCTACCTACCTCTCTTGGAGCAAACCCAGGCCAGCGCCGTCATCGTGGAGGAAGGGCTGGCTTTGCCCTGTTCCATTGCCTGCTTGCGGGGCAGGGATCCCCGTCTGCTCTTTGCCCAGGCCATTGAGCTGTTCTACCAACCCTACCGCCTGCCCGTTGGCATCCACCCCACCGCTGTGATCGATCCCAGCGTCGAGCTGGGGGAGGGGGTGGCCATCGGGCCGCACGCAGTGGTGATGGAGGGAGTGAAAATTGGCGACCACACCCAAATTCACCCCAATGTCACCATCTATCCCCACGTGCGGATTGGATCCCGGTGTCAGCTTTTCGCCAACTGCGTTATTCACGAGCGCACGGAGATTGGGGATGATTGCCTCATCCACAGCGGCGCTGTCATTGGCGACGACGGCTTTGGCCACATTCCTCTGGCAGATGGCTCCTGGCGGCGCATGCTGCAGGCGGGCCGAGTGGTGCTGGAAGACAACGTGGAGGTAGGCAGCAACACCACCATTGACCGGGCCGCCGTTGGCGAGACCCGTATTGGCCGCGGCACCAAGATCGACAATCTGGTGCAAATTGGCCACGGCGTGCGCACCGGATCCCACTGCCTGATCGTGGCTCAGGTGGGCATTGCCGGCAGCACCCAGTTGGGCCACCACGTCATCTTGGCCGGGCAATGCGGCCTGGCTGGGCACCTGCATATTGGCGATGGCGTACGCGTGGCTGCCCAGACAGGAGTAACCAGCGACGTCCCCGCCGGTCAAACGGTGGCCGGCTACCCCCACCAACCCATTGCCGAATGGCGCAAGAGCATGGCCGTCCAGCGGCACTTGCCTGAGCTGCAACGTACCTTGCGCAAGCTGGAAGCTCGTGTGGCCAAGCTGGAACAGAACAGCACGGATAGAGCCCCCAACGCAAAAATGCTCGAAGTGGGCGTCGATCCTGAAACTACATGCTCTAGCTAG